The Bombus vancouverensis nearcticus chromosome 12, iyBomVanc1_principal, whole genome shotgun sequence genome contains a region encoding:
- the LOC117155556 gene encoding uncharacterized protein LOC117155556, whose amino-acid sequence MREETVLSLKWHSFPSHLAVSLDTCYEKQQFVDLSLVCKDGTILKCHKMVLANSSSFFRRLLVANDHPHPMIILHDIEADDLKTIVNFMYCGEIQVVQSEVRRLLKLAEILEVTGLRHIQTSVLVGESNNASHDTSRKTTTVSRLKIEETKCLPTKTVPDHDPNSNKPQNKTASQSTKLPSSTHLHKSRNKIPLDTTKKSEEGNINLLSQRLDTGRSGISIVDINDMPSTSRGITNPPPQKRKEPSEPVISWPHVLSAISKDKSLPLKKLCIMDEVEITAGKPPTSSQEFQRNEPLDKRKQRTSSESNKSMKYAVYIKDEVDIFEMEEDADMDPLEVEEIDNENSETLMGSSQMFPVTNVEQTYYNAGALSEFPPRKGSNG is encoded by the coding sequence ATGAGGGAAGAGACAGTATTAAGTTTAAAGTGGCATAGTTTTCCGTCGCATTTGGCAGTTTCCCTCGATACATGTTACGAGAAGCAACAGTTTGTAGATCTTTCTTTAGTATGTAAAGACGGAACGATTTTAAAATGTCACAAAATGGTATTGGCCAACTCGAGCTCGTTCTTTCGTCGCCTGCTCGTCGCCAACGATCATCCTCATCCTATGATTATTCTTCACGATATCGAAGCGGATGATCTCAAGACTATCGTCAATTTCATGTACTGCGGTGAAATACAAGTGGTTCAAAGTGAGGTTAGAAGGCTGTTGAAATTGGCCGAAATTTTGGAAGTCACCGGACTACGGCATATTCAAACTTCCGTTTTGGTAGGAGAATCGAACAACGCGTCTCATGATACGTCCAGGAAAACGACCACGGTATCTCGCTTAAAAATCGAAGAAACGAAATGTCTACCTACCAAAACAGTACCTGATCATGATCCTAATAGTAATAAACCACAAAATAAGACGGCCAGTCAATCGACAAAGTTGCCTTCGTCTACTCATCTTCATAAAAGCAGAAATAAAATCCCGCTGGACACTACCAAAAAAAGTGAAGagggtaatattaatttattaagtcAACGTTTAGATACAGGGCGCTCTGGAATCAGTATTGTAGACATTAACGACATGCCAAGTACCAGTAGAGGAATTACCAACCCACCAcctcaaaaaagaaaagagccTTCTGAACCTGTCATTAGTTGGCCTCATGTTCTGTCTGCTATATCGAAGGATAAATCTTTGCctttgaaaaaattatgtattatgGACGAAGTTGAAATTACAGCTGGAAAACCACCTACGAGTAGTCAAGAGTTTCAGAGAAATGAACCTTTAGACAAAAGGAAACAAAGGACTAGTTCAGAAAGCAACAAATCTATGAAGTATGCGGTTTATATAAAAGATGAAGTAGATATATTTGAAATGGAAGAAGACGCGGATATGGACCCTCTTGAAGTCGAAGAAATTGACAATGAAAATTCGGAGACACTCATGGGATCGTCCCAAATGTTTCCTGTTACGAATGTGGAACAGACATATTATAACGCAGGGGCGCTTTCTGAATTTCCCCCAAGAAAGGGATCCAACGGTTAa
- the LOC117155557 gene encoding tetratricopeptide repeat protein 12 produces MDQIIDHNKLGEKIAEGEQIMDNLMVDKHVTEEEFQNFMRRVTEVEKVVKKLASADPEEQKHGEILADEILGNRLEKDICEDTELKIRINRTVINKCSVNENSTQEQMCREAFMKSVEKDAKERAENRKIRNERAETLKTIGNGAFKEKNYEKAVTYYSKALEQRKDSTVLWNNRALSYIQLGLFERALADCEWALKVNNTNLKALLNSAKCYKQLGDEIKYKEYIQLAKERNPHFNKFINEFEESMDMRVNYQA; encoded by the exons ATGGATCAGATAATAGATCATAATAAGCTCGGTGAAAAGATAGCAGAAGGTGAACAAATTATGGACAACTTAATGGTAGATAAACATGTAACTGAGGAAGAATTTCAGAACTTTATGCGTCGCGTTACCGAAGTCG aAAAAGTTGTGAAAAAGTTGGCGTCTGCCGATCCTGAAGAACAGAAGCACGGAGAAATATTGGCCGATGAAATTTTGGGAAACCGGTTGGAAAAAGATATATGCGAGGATACCGAGttaaaaataagaattaatCGTACAGTGATTAACAAATGTTCGGTCAATGAAAATTCAACTCAGGAACAAATGTGTAGAG aagcgtttatgaaaagcGTGGAGAAAGATGCGAAAGAAAGAGCAGAGAACCGGAAAATTAGAAACGAACGAGCGGAAACGTTGAAAACAATCGGTAATGGAGCATTTAAGGAGAAGAACTACGAAAAAGCGGTAACATACTATAGTAAAGCACTCGAGCAACGAAAAGATTCGACCGTGTTATGGAATAATAGGGCTCTATCGTATATTCAGCTTGGATTATTCGAAAGAGCTTTAGCCGACTGCGAATGGGCGCTAAAAGTTAATAATACAAACTTGAAAGCCCTCTTAAATAGCGCAAAGTGTTATAAACAACTTGGAGACGAAATCAAATATAAAGAATACATTCAGTTAGCAAAAGAAAGAAATCCACACttcaacaaatttattaatg aATTTGAAGAAAGTATGGACATGCGCGTTAATTATCAAGCCTGA